One window of Bacteroidales bacterium genomic DNA carries:
- a CDS encoding YkgJ family cysteine cluster protein codes for MDLKEIRRIFYRDGYRLAHEHLDQELTAVNLKRAIASLYQSVDDLLGSFLKRSAREGVSAECRKGCAWCCHQEVFAVSHEFLYLRDYAGQDLSEEQRDKVLDRARQKTLLSRNGSLEEQLKIRVACPFLEAGSCQVYDARPMACRIYLSSSEKSCLRNYKNPDDEKSRPDLFEFPLLAGRMLNEGFVAYLKQVGLQSRELPLEQGYVSMESLGQTMEDWIKGSGASF; via the coding sequence ATGGATCTGAAGGAAATCAGGCGGATCTTTTACCGGGATGGTTATCGCCTGGCACATGAACATCTGGATCAGGAGCTTACGGCAGTCAATCTAAAGCGGGCCATCGCTTCGCTCTATCAGTCTGTGGATGATTTACTGGGTTCTTTTCTGAAGCGTTCAGCCCGGGAGGGTGTGTCTGCCGAATGCAGGAAGGGCTGTGCCTGGTGTTGTCACCAGGAAGTGTTTGCCGTAAGCCATGAGTTTTTATATCTCCGGGATTATGCAGGGCAAGATCTCTCAGAAGAACAAAGGGACAAAGTTCTGGATCGGGCCAGGCAGAAAACCTTGCTGTCCAGAAACGGATCCCTGGAAGAGCAGTTGAAAATAAGGGTTGCCTGTCCTTTCCTGGAAGCAGGAAGCTGCCAGGTTTATGATGCCAGGCCCATGGCCTGCCGGATCTATCTTTCCTCCTCGGAGAAGTCCTGTCTGAGAAATTATAAAAACCCGGATGATGAAAAAAGCCGGCCCGATCTCTTCGAGTTCCCCTTGCTTGCCGGACGCATGCTTAACGAAGGTTTTGTGGCCTATCTGAAGCAGGTGGGGCTGCAATCCCGGGAGCTTCCGCTGGAACAGGGATATGTATCCATGGAGAGCCTGGGACAGACTATGGAAGACTGGATCAAAGGAAGCGGAGCTTCTTTTTAG
- a CDS encoding SRPBCC family protein, producing the protein MKALRIILIIALVLAAAVLIVPLFSSATAEVSAETTIALQPEEIFPIVASFNSRYEWDPWYTQDSTADMRLEPAGGYVGSTYSWEGQRIGSGRMEVISVVENEYIESSLWFGEVEEPALVEWRFKPVDGGTHVTWSFSQETAYPIGRLGMMFGKIFLKQSFELGLANLKEWLETNPPSPPE; encoded by the coding sequence ATGAAAGCATTGCGAATTATTCTGATCATTGCCCTGGTGCTGGCAGCAGCTGTTCTGATTGTTCCCCTCTTCTCATCCGCCACTGCCGAAGTGAGCGCAGAAACCACCATTGCCCTGCAGCCGGAAGAAATATTTCCCATCGTGGCATCCTTTAACAGCAGGTATGAATGGGATCCCTGGTACACCCAGGATAGCACTGCCGATATGAGACTTGAACCTGCCGGCGGATATGTGGGGTCCACCTATTCCTGGGAGGGACAGAGAATAGGTTCGGGTCGCATGGAAGTGATTTCTGTCGTGGAGAACGAATACATAGAATCGTCCCTCTGGTTCGGTGAAGTGGAGGAACCGGCCCTGGTAGAGTGGAGGTTTAAGCCAGTGGACGGGGGGACCCATGTCACCTGGTCCTTCAGCCAGGAGACCGCTTATCCCATAGGCAGACTGGGAATGATGTTTGGGAAAATCTTCCTGAAACAAAGCTTCGAACTGGGGCTGGCCAATCTGAAAGAGTGGCTGGAAACCAATCCCCCCTCTCCGCCGGAATAG
- a CDS encoding AMP-binding protein, whose protein sequence is MNINEAIREPVQLEGAFYTLPGLRAYCREQSADSSVPAWRKELFSFLGLFLDPGGAPVLQKSSGSTGDPKSFILSREAMIRSAGRTIRYFNLRRGDRVLLALPVHYIAGKMMLVRALLGGLDLLLVEPSSRPLQHIGVPLDFAAMVPLQIEESLQYGDPLERIAKLLIGGGELHPATRGRLSTLSTPQIYESFGMTETYTHFALRRINGRKADPFFKLLEGVQIGLDSRGCLEVELSGITSGRLITNDLVKIHPGEHGFTWLGRFDNLINSGGIKIIPEVLEEQIRECLGHECLVLSEPDRKLGNRLVLLVEYPDKRPPLDKWLEQLSGTLSSYEIPRRILTTSSIPRNSSMKPDRTSARKLLL, encoded by the coding sequence GTGAATATCAACGAGGCTATCAGAGAACCCGTTCAACTGGAGGGAGCGTTTTATACGCTGCCCGGATTGCGGGCTTACTGCAGAGAGCAGTCGGCCGATTCTTCCGTGCCGGCATGGAGGAAAGAGCTGTTCTCCTTTTTGGGATTGTTCCTGGATCCGGGTGGCGCTCCGGTCCTGCAGAAGAGCAGCGGCTCTACCGGAGATCCCAAATCTTTCATCCTTTCCAGGGAAGCCATGATCCGGAGTGCCGGGAGAACCATCCGATATTTTAACCTGCGGAGGGGAGACCGGGTGCTGCTCGCCCTGCCGGTTCACTATATCGCCGGCAAGATGATGCTTGTCCGGGCACTGCTGGGTGGACTGGACCTGCTGCTCGTGGAACCCTCTTCCAGACCTTTGCAGCATATTGGAGTACCGCTTGATTTTGCAGCCATGGTCCCCCTTCAGATCGAGGAGTCGCTCCAGTATGGCGATCCCCTTGAAAGAATCGCCAAGTTGCTTATCGGAGGCGGGGAACTCCACCCTGCCACCCGCGGGAGGCTTTCGACCCTGTCAACACCTCAGATCTATGAGTCCTTCGGGATGACGGAGACTTATACCCATTTTGCCCTGCGAAGGATCAATGGTAGAAAGGCAGATCCCTTTTTTAAGTTACTGGAAGGGGTGCAGATCGGACTCGACTCGAGGGGTTGCCTGGAAGTGGAGCTTAGCGGGATCACCTCCGGTCGGCTGATCACCAACGACCTGGTAAAAATTCATCCCGGAGAACACGGGTTTACCTGGCTGGGAAGGTTCGATAATCTGATCAACAGCGGGGGCATCAAAATCATTCCTGAAGTGCTGGAAGAGCAGATCCGGGAGTGCCTCGGACACGAGTGCCTGGTGCTGTCCGAACCGGACAGAAAACTGGGGAACCGGCTGGTCCTGCTGGTGGAATATCCGGACAAGCGTCCACCACTGGATAAATGGCTGGAACAGCTTTCAGGGACGCTCTCCAGCTATGAAATACCCCGTCGGATTCTGACCACCTCATCCATTCCAAGGAATTCTTCCATGAAACCGGACAGAACATCTGCCCGCAAGCTGTTGTTATAG
- a CDS encoding o-succinylbenzoate synthase has product MVRATYITYPLIFVRPAGTSRGVLEEKPCWFIELENEEGKKGKGEVSYIPGLSMEDGEEMGIQLDHICKLINRGEMDPLQRLPSLPGVQFALETAVRDLETGGLRILYESSFTRGLEGIPTNGLIWMGSKAFMISQIRKKMQLGFRVLKLKVGSLDFSEELELLRWIRTEFGLVDLEIRLDANGAWEPGEALEKMEQFSRFSIHSVEQPIAPGQKEELAGLCAGSAIPVALDEELIGISDAKQRHLLLEAVKPAYLVLKPGLLGGFSVTSHWIALAGEYGAGWWITSALESSIGLNAIAQWTWQRGVSLHQGLGTGALYTNNIASPLQMSGDRLWYRPEVPWNLNPVKK; this is encoded by the coding sequence ATGGTCCGGGCCACATATATCACTTATCCCCTGATCTTTGTCAGGCCCGCAGGAACCTCCAGGGGTGTACTGGAGGAGAAACCCTGCTGGTTTATTGAACTGGAAAACGAAGAGGGTAAAAAGGGTAAGGGCGAAGTATCCTATATTCCCGGACTCAGTATGGAGGACGGGGAGGAGATGGGGATCCAGCTTGACCATATCTGCAAACTGATCAACCGGGGGGAGATGGATCCCCTGCAGCGGCTCCCTTCCCTGCCGGGAGTTCAGTTTGCCCTGGAAACGGCTGTACGGGACCTGGAAACGGGAGGGCTCAGGATTCTCTATGAATCATCTTTTACCCGGGGACTGGAAGGCATTCCGACCAATGGACTGATATGGATGGGAAGCAAGGCATTTATGATCAGTCAGATACGGAAAAAAATGCAACTTGGATTCCGGGTATTAAAACTGAAGGTGGGTTCTCTGGACTTTTCGGAGGAGCTGGAGCTTTTGAGATGGATCCGCACCGAGTTTGGCCTGGTCGACCTGGAGATCCGGCTGGATGCCAACGGGGCCTGGGAACCAGGTGAAGCCCTGGAAAAAATGGAGCAGTTTTCCCGCTTCAGCATTCATTCCGTTGAGCAACCCATTGCCCCCGGCCAGAAGGAGGAACTGGCCGGGCTCTGTGCCGGCTCTGCCATCCCGGTGGCCCTGGACGAGGAACTGATCGGCATTAGCGATGCGAAGCAGAGGCACTTGCTGCTTGAGGCAGTAAAGCCTGCCTATCTTGTTCTGAAACCCGGATTACTGGGGGGATTCTCGGTGACTTCCCATTGGATCGCGCTGGCCGGGGAATATGGAGCCGGCTGGTGGATCACCTCTGCCCTGGAGTCCAGCATTGGCCTGAATGCCATTGCGCAGTGGACCTGGCAACGGGGGGTAAGCCTGCACCAGGGTCTGGGCACCGGGGCTCTGTATACCAACAACATAGCCTCGCCTTTGCAAATGAGCGGTGACCGGTTATGGTACCGGCCTGAAGTACCCTGGAATCTGAATCCTGTCAAAAAGTGA
- a CDS encoding 1,4-dihydroxy-2-naphthoate polyprenyltransferase, with amino-acid sequence MNTTQIWLRAFRLRTLPLAVSATTLGSLLGFAENRFRWGVFIFGTLTTLFLQILSNLANDYGDARKGTDNERRLGPLRVTQAGLVSHRQIQWMIVVFVLLSLISGSLLIWFGLRGDEMLLFALFFLLGFSAIFAAIKYTIGKRPYGYVGFGDIMVFVYFGILGVAGTYFLHTHSLHPTILLPASSVGLFSAGVLNLNNLRDRENDAVNGKNTLVVRMGVRWAKTYHVVLLLTALVLAVIYTTLHFESYYQLIFLLPVPLLISDINTVITNTVPLELNRELKRLAMATLLFSISFGIGLVL; translated from the coding sequence ATGAATACGACCCAAATATGGCTCCGGGCTTTTCGACTGCGGACCCTGCCGCTGGCTGTTTCTGCCACCACCCTGGGCAGCCTGCTGGGATTTGCTGAAAACCGTTTCCGGTGGGGCGTCTTTATTTTTGGCACGCTGACCACGCTGTTTCTGCAAATCCTTTCAAACCTGGCCAATGATTACGGAGATGCCCGCAAAGGGACCGACAACGAACGCCGGCTGGGGCCCCTGAGGGTCACCCAGGCCGGACTGGTGTCGCACCGCCAGATCCAATGGATGATCGTAGTATTTGTTCTGCTCAGTCTTATTTCCGGATCGCTGCTGATCTGGTTCGGCCTCAGAGGGGATGAAATGCTGCTTTTTGCACTCTTTTTCCTTCTTGGCTTCTCCGCTATTTTTGCAGCAATCAAGTATACCATTGGTAAACGACCTTATGGTTATGTGGGATTCGGTGACATTATGGTATTTGTCTATTTCGGAATCCTGGGGGTGGCCGGAACCTATTTCCTTCATACGCATTCCCTTCATCCTACCATCCTGCTGCCAGCCTCCTCTGTGGGCCTATTCAGTGCAGGAGTGCTGAACCTGAATAACCTCAGGGATCGTGAAAATGATGCCGTCAATGGGAAGAATACTCTGGTCGTTCGAATGGGGGTCCGGTGGGCCAAGACCTATCACGTGGTTCTACTCCTGACCGCACTGGTGCTGGCAGTGATTTATACCACACTCCATTTCGAATCCTACTACCAGCTGATTTTCCTGCTTCCGGTCCCGCTCCTGATCTCAGATATCAATACGGTGATTACCAATACAGTGCCCCTGGAACTTAACAGGGAGCTGAAGAGGCTGGCTATGGCCACCCTTCTCTTCTCCATCTCTTTTGGAATCGGACTGGTGCTTTAA
- the menB gene encoding 1,4-dihydroxy-2-naphthoyl-CoA synthase gives MEKREWLRLREFEEIKFDFCKGIAKITINRPRYYNAFTPDTTREISEALVVCREKAEIRVVILTGEGEKAFCSGGDQNVKGFAGYVGKDGVPRLNVLDVQRQIRSLPKPVIAMVNGYAIGGGHVLHVVCDLSIASENARFGQTGPKVGSFDAGFGSSFLARHVGQKKAREIWFLCEQYTAAEALEMGLVNKVVPLDMLENTTVEWCNKIMKHSPIALRMIKAGLNAELDGQAGIQELAGNATMLYYMTEEAQEGKNAFLEKRDPDWDQFPKLP, from the coding sequence ATGGAGAAAAGAGAGTGGCTTCGCCTCCGGGAATTTGAAGAGATAAAGTTTGATTTTTGCAAGGGGATCGCAAAGATCACCATCAACCGTCCCCGATACTATAATGCCTTCACTCCCGATACGACGCGGGAGATCAGTGAAGCCCTGGTAGTTTGCAGGGAGAAAGCCGAGATCCGGGTTGTGATCCTTACGGGAGAAGGTGAGAAGGCTTTTTGCAGCGGAGGGGATCAGAATGTGAAAGGTTTTGCTGGCTATGTGGGGAAAGACGGAGTGCCCAGGCTCAATGTGCTGGATGTTCAGCGGCAGATCAGAAGCCTTCCCAAACCGGTCATTGCCATGGTAAACGGCTATGCCATCGGAGGCGGACATGTACTGCATGTGGTCTGCGATCTTTCCATTGCCTCTGAAAATGCCCGTTTCGGTCAGACCGGGCCCAAAGTGGGCAGTTTTGATGCGGGTTTCGGCTCCTCTTTTCTGGCCCGGCATGTGGGACAGAAGAAGGCCAGGGAGATCTGGTTCCTGTGCGAACAGTATACGGCGGCTGAAGCCCTGGAAATGGGCCTGGTCAACAAGGTGGTTCCGCTGGATATGCTGGAAAATACCACCGTGGAATGGTGCAACAAGATCATGAAACACAGTCCCATTGCCCTGCGGATGATCAAGGCCGGACTCAATGCTGAACTGGATGGACAGGCCGGGATCCAGGAGCTGGCGGGGAACGCCACCATGCTCTACTATATGACCGAGGAGGCCCAGGAGGGTAAGAATGCCTTCCTGGAGAAGAGGGATCCGGACTGGGATCAGTTTCCCAAATTGCCCTGA